In Pelosinus sp. UFO1, one genomic interval encodes:
- a CDS encoding FAD-dependent oxidoreductase translates to MRIIIIGSVAAGTSVAAKARRNNIDNEIVIYEKDRDISYSVCGLPYYIGEEYISRENLNPRNPEWFKKRFAIDIKTEHEVIGIDADKKELGIKDLQTGTTFHDSYDILVLATGAAPVKPDIKGLEGNNVFIVRNITSADKIKEHIEKEHPASAVIIGSGFIGMEIAENLVKKGIQIAVVEALGQVMPSYDPEMSLRIKKELIENKVQVFSGEKVVKVDDENKSVLTDTGRMLPADMVILSTGVKPAVDLAKQAGIELGTTGAIKVDTKMETSIKGIYAVGDCSESYFLIDGNPCYRPMGSTANKTGRIAGDVITGGDLEFRGILGTGIVKVFDLTCGQTGYTEKEARRAGYDVEIIHNIKPNQTEYFEGSSEMIIKAVADRATQKLLGVQIIGKKGVDKRIDIFATAITFGAKAGDLSHLDLAYAPPYSTTKDPVMYTGMILDNALNRGRKIITAQELIADRMKYTVIDVRSNKDFAKGHIEGAVNIPLGDLKEKVRELSQNESIVVHCNKGVTGNAAQNMLINLGFTKVYNLSGGYKEFKVENQ, encoded by the coding sequence ATGAGAATTATCATTATAGGATCTGTAGCAGCAGGAACGTCGGTAGCTGCGAAAGCTAGAAGAAATAATATCGATAATGAAATTGTTATTTACGAAAAAGATAGGGACATATCCTATTCCGTTTGCGGACTACCTTATTATATCGGAGAAGAGTATATCAGTCGGGAAAACCTTAATCCCAGGAATCCAGAATGGTTTAAAAAACGTTTCGCGATTGATATTAAAACGGAACATGAAGTCATTGGAATTGATGCTGACAAAAAAGAACTAGGAATCAAAGATTTACAGACAGGAACAACCTTTCATGATTCCTACGATATTCTTGTATTGGCGACAGGGGCAGCTCCTGTAAAACCTGATATTAAAGGGTTAGAGGGCAATAATGTATTTATAGTACGTAATATTACTAGTGCTGATAAGATTAAAGAGCATATTGAAAAGGAGCACCCAGCTTCTGCAGTTATTATTGGTAGTGGATTTATTGGCATGGAGATTGCAGAAAATCTCGTAAAAAAGGGCATTCAGATAGCAGTAGTAGAAGCTCTTGGACAAGTGATGCCTTCTTATGATCCAGAAATGTCCTTACGTATTAAAAAAGAACTTATCGAAAATAAAGTACAAGTTTTTAGCGGAGAAAAAGTTGTAAAAGTAGATGACGAAAATAAATCAGTACTGACGGATACAGGCAGAATGCTGCCAGCAGATATGGTTATCCTTTCTACAGGAGTCAAACCAGCAGTAGATCTTGCCAAACAAGCTGGTATAGAGCTCGGCACGACGGGAGCTATTAAGGTAGATACTAAGATGGAGACGTCCATCAAGGGGATATACGCAGTTGGGGATTGTTCAGAAAGTTATTTTCTCATTGATGGGAACCCTTGCTACCGTCCGATGGGATCCACTGCAAATAAGACAGGTAGAATCGCAGGAGATGTTATTACAGGTGGCGATTTAGAGTTTAGAGGAATACTCGGTACAGGAATTGTAAAAGTATTTGATTTAACCTGTGGGCAGACAGGGTATACAGAAAAGGAAGCTAGAAGAGCAGGGTACGATGTAGAAATCATTCATAATATAAAGCCGAATCAGACAGAGTATTTTGAAGGCAGTTCAGAAATGATCATTAAGGCGGTTGCCGATAGAGCAACCCAGAAGCTTTTAGGTGTTCAGATCATTGGGAAAAAAGGTGTAGATAAAAGGATTGATATATTTGCGACTGCCATTACTTTTGGAGCAAAAGCGGGTGATTTATCACATCTAGATCTTGCCTACGCTCCTCCTTATTCCACAACGAAAGATCCTGTAATGTATACGGGCATGATTTTAGATAATGCCTTAAATCGGGGTAGAAAAATTATTACAGCCCAAGAGTTAATTGCAGACAGAATGAAATATACCGTTATTGATGTTAGAAGTAACAAAGATTTTGCCAAAGGTCATATTGAAGGTGCTGTCAATATCCCATTGGGAGATCTTAAAGAAAAGGTTAGGGAATTATCGCAGAATGAATCTATCGTCGTTCATTGCAACAAAGGGGTAACAGGGAATGCAGCCCAGAATATGTTAATTAATCTTGGCTTTACGAAGGTTTATAACCTTTCTGGCGGTTACAAAGAATTTAAAGTGGAAAATCAGTAA